A window of the Synechococcus sp. LTW-R genome harbors these coding sequences:
- a CDS encoding transcriptional repressor, producing MPSQVAGISERQQLIIQHLEEANQELSGQDLHARLRASNSPMGLATVYRHLRQLQQRGQIRCRHLPSGEALFAPLGRDEHHITCVDCGTTAVLKRCPVHHVDLETEDSQGFALLFHTLEFFGLCEQCKSRPSH from the coding sequence ATGCCCTCCCAGGTTGCTGGCATTAGCGAGCGGCAACAGCTGATCATCCAGCACTTGGAGGAGGCCAACCAAGAGCTGTCCGGGCAGGACTTGCACGCTCGTCTGCGGGCCAGCAACAGTCCGATGGGACTGGCCACGGTCTACCGACACCTGCGCCAACTGCAGCAACGGGGACAGATCCGCTGCAGACATCTCCCCAGCGGCGAAGCTCTGTTTGCCCCGTTGGGGCGAGACGAACACCACATCACCTGCGTTGACTGCGGCACAACGGCTGTGCTCAAGCGCTGCCCTGTGCATCATGTCGACCTCGAGACGGAAGACAGCCAGGGGTTCGCACTGCTCTTCCACACCCTGGAGTTTTTTGGCCTGTGCGAGCAGTGCAAGTCCCGGCCAAGTCACTAA
- a CDS encoding 6-carboxytetrahydropterin synthase, translated as MTAAYTCSKTFSGYPCCHRQWRHAGHCRFVHGYSRSFCFWFQAEELDENGFVVDFSSLSELEQRLRQQFDHTFLVNADDPLLEQWQSLHAQGALDLRVMDNVGMEASAALVWDWANTLLRTRDGGRSCCWKVEARENEKNAACYSAVPTWFSNKAQAN; from the coding sequence ATGACCGCCGCCTACACCTGCAGCAAAACCTTTAGCGGCTATCCCTGTTGCCACCGTCAGTGGCGACACGCCGGCCATTGCCGTTTTGTGCACGGTTACAGCCGCAGTTTTTGCTTCTGGTTCCAAGCCGAGGAGCTCGACGAGAACGGCTTTGTGGTGGATTTCTCCAGTCTCAGCGAGCTGGAGCAACGCCTCAGACAGCAGTTTGACCACACGTTTTTGGTCAACGCCGACGACCCGCTGCTGGAGCAGTGGCAGAGCCTCCACGCACAGGGGGCCCTGGATCTGCGGGTGATGGACAACGTCGGGATGGAAGCCAGTGCCGCCCTGGTCTGGGACTGGGCCAACACGCTGCTGAGGACCCGTGATGGCGGCCGCAGCTGCTGCTGGAAGGTGGAAGCCCGGGAGAACGAGAAGAACGCGGCTTGTTACAGCGCCGTCCCGACGTGGTTTAGCAACAAAGCGCAGGCCAACTGA
- a CDS encoding M23 family metallopeptidase — MPGVVTQDAHAEHPALDIACAVGTPVRAAHDGVASVVRSHTHGNTVVLVGNNGLETSYSHLHSTQAPGKYKRGDLIGLCGNTGAWTTGPHLHFETNRPYLLSNLDTSFYSEVAQDPAPPSTASQGTGGSPAALMGRD, encoded by the coding sequence ATGCCAGGGGTTGTGACCCAAGACGCCCACGCTGAGCATCCGGCCTTGGACATTGCCTGCGCCGTTGGCACTCCGGTGCGCGCGGCCCATGACGGTGTGGCCTCCGTGGTCCGCAGCCACACCCACGGCAACACCGTGGTGCTGGTGGGCAACAACGGCCTCGAAACCAGCTACAGCCACCTGCACAGCACCCAGGCCCCGGGCAAATACAAGCGGGGTGACCTGATCGGGCTTTGCGGGAACACCGGCGCCTGGACCACCGGCCCCCACCTGCACTTCGAGACCAACCGTCCTTATTTACTGAGCAACCTGGATACGAGCTTCTACAGCGAGGTCGCCCAAGACCCCGCCCCTCCGTCCACGGCAAGCCAGGGCACAGGTGGTTCCCCCGCCGCGCTGATGGGGCGAGACTGA
- a CDS encoding metal ABC transporter permease codes for MADSWWLTPFAIALVVGMLCPLAGTALLMQRRLFQVNLISHAVLPGLAIALFWGIEPGLGGLISGVLFALVAERMTSALPQGDRNREAVLNSVLAGSLGLGVLLIPLLGIRVDLEAVLFGDLLAAGPRELIQSLVAFAVIVMLLTLRYRQYVYLGVDPVGAQAAGLRVNSLRFLLTLVAAVAVVSAVSAVGIVLVVSLMAAPALLAMPKARSLRQALLRSALWGLLISGAGFVVAVQPAINLPPGPVIGVVCMATLPLQLLRR; via the coding sequence ATGGCTGACTCTTGGTGGCTCACACCCTTCGCGATCGCCCTGGTGGTGGGCATGCTCTGTCCCTTGGCGGGAACGGCACTGTTGATGCAGCGCCGGCTCTTTCAGGTCAATTTGATTTCCCATGCGGTGCTGCCTGGGCTGGCCATCGCCCTCTTTTGGGGCATTGAACCGGGACTGGGTGGATTGATTAGCGGGGTGTTGTTTGCCTTGGTGGCCGAGCGGATGACCAGCGCTCTTCCCCAGGGGGATCGCAACCGGGAGGCCGTCCTGAATTCGGTCTTGGCCGGATCGCTGGGCCTTGGCGTTCTGCTCATTCCCTTGTTGGGGATTCGGGTGGATCTCGAGGCTGTGCTGTTTGGGGACCTCCTGGCCGCGGGTCCCCGTGAGCTGATCCAAAGCCTCGTGGCCTTCGCCGTGATCGTGATGCTCTTGACGCTTCGCTACCGGCAGTACGTCTATCTCGGGGTCGACCCTGTGGGCGCCCAGGCCGCTGGTTTGCGGGTGAATTCCCTGCGTTTCTTGCTGACGCTCGTGGCCGCGGTGGCGGTCGTGAGCGCGGTGAGCGCCGTTGGCATTGTGTTGGTGGTGAGTCTCATGGCGGCGCCGGCCCTCTTGGCGATGCCCAAGGCCAGGAGTCTCCGGCAGGCCCTGTTGCGCTCAGCCCTTTGGGGATTGCTGATCTCCGGCGCTGGTTTCGTTGTTGCGGTGCAACCTGCGATCAACCTTCCCCCCGGGCCCGTGATTGGGGTTGTGTGCATGGCAACCCTGCCCTTGCAGTTATTGCGCCGGTAG
- a CDS encoding TIGR03943 family protein — MAALIRPLTLGLWGAALVLSTLSGRLDLLLRGAFHPLVGICGVALLALALQQWLQPAAGRESVQTQRAWLFSSAMAIAVLLAPPNPSFSDLAASRSEAFNGTSELEFVLPPSQRTLTDWVRLLRSQPDPQLYVGDPVNISGFVYTPNGGRPQLGRLTVRCCLADATPIGLPIRWPEDYKPQRDTWLSIRGQMAVETTTSGSSQSIVLAEEIRSIPRPEQPLEP, encoded by the coding sequence TTGGCTGCTCTGATCCGCCCGCTGACCTTGGGACTCTGGGGAGCCGCCCTAGTGCTGAGCACCCTGAGCGGGCGCCTGGACCTTCTGCTGAGGGGCGCCTTCCATCCCCTGGTGGGGATCTGCGGTGTCGCCCTCTTGGCCCTGGCCCTTCAGCAATGGCTTCAGCCCGCCGCAGGGCGTGAGTCCGTCCAAACCCAACGGGCCTGGCTGTTCAGCAGCGCGATGGCTATCGCGGTTCTCTTGGCACCACCGAATCCGTCCTTCAGCGATCTCGCCGCCAGTCGCAGTGAGGCCTTCAATGGGACGTCGGAGCTGGAATTTGTCCTCCCCCCCTCGCAGCGGACCTTGACCGATTGGGTGCGGTTATTGCGCAGCCAACCCGACCCCCAGCTCTATGTCGGTGATCCCGTCAACATCAGCGGCTTCGTGTACACCCCGAACGGGGGCCGCCCCCAATTGGGTCGCCTGACGGTGCGCTGCTGCCTGGCGGATGCCACTCCGATTGGCCTTCCCATTCGGTGGCCGGAGGACTACAAACCCCAACGCGACACCTGGCTCTCGATCCGCGGCCAAATGGCCGTGGAGACCACCACCAGTGGATCGAGTCAGAGCATCGTGCTCGCCGAGGAGATCCGATCGATCCCACGGCCCGAGCAACCCCTCGAACCATGA
- a CDS encoding DUF2214 family protein — protein sequence MPAPALIADIAPTVFTRAGVAYVHYLSFMLCFGALVLERRLIQPNPNRKDATLMVITDVVYGMAALALLVSGILRVMHFGQGSEFYTENPLFWWKVGLYLSVGGLSLYPTITYITWAIPLRKGELPQVSEALAKRLAWILNIELVGFALIPFLATLMARGVGLPG from the coding sequence ATGCCCGCCCCGGCTCTGATCGCCGACATCGCACCGACCGTCTTCACTCGAGCCGGCGTGGCCTACGTCCACTACCTGAGCTTCATGCTCTGCTTTGGCGCCCTGGTGCTGGAACGCCGCCTGATCCAGCCCAACCCAAACCGCAAGGACGCCACCTTGATGGTGATCACGGATGTGGTCTACGGAATGGCCGCCCTCGCCCTGCTGGTGAGCGGAATCCTGCGGGTGATGCACTTCGGTCAGGGGTCCGAGTTCTATACGGAGAACCCCCTGTTCTGGTGGAAGGTTGGCCTCTACCTCTCCGTGGGTGGCCTCTCCCTCTACCCAACGATCACCTACATCACCTGGGCCATCCCCCTGCGCAAAGGTGAGCTGCCCCAAGTGAGCGAAGCCCTGGCGAAGCGCCTGGCCTGGATCCTGAATATCGAATTGGTGGGCTTTGCCCTGATTCCGTTCCTCGCCACCTTGATGGCCCGGGGCGTCGGCCTGCCTGGTTAA
- the hisIE gene encoding bifunctional phosphoribosyl-AMP cyclohydrolase/phosphoribosyl-ATP diphosphatase HisIE, translated as MDRQPLQASFQAPDPAFISSLRFNEAGLIPAVAQDWLDGAVLMVAWMNQEAIERTLATGEVHYWSRSRQELWHKGATSGHTQALRGLRYDCDADVLLLTIEQKGDVACHTGARSCFYDDGPSPTDGGASAAPPPADVCTELMRVIEGRRDQPEPGSYTNKLLEGGDNRILKKIGEESAEFVMACKDNSPEEMAGEAADIVFHLQVALAHHGVSWRKVQEVLAARRGAPRRE; from the coding sequence ATGGATCGGCAGCCCTTGCAGGCATCATTTCAGGCCCCAGATCCGGCCTTCATCAGCTCCCTTCGTTTTAACGAGGCCGGCCTGATCCCGGCGGTCGCGCAGGACTGGCTCGACGGTGCGGTCCTGATGGTCGCCTGGATGAACCAAGAGGCGATCGAGCGCACCCTGGCCACGGGCGAGGTGCACTACTGGAGTCGCTCCAGGCAGGAGCTTTGGCACAAGGGGGCCACCAGCGGCCACACCCAGGCCCTGCGCGGCCTTCGCTACGACTGCGATGCCGATGTGTTGCTGCTCACCATCGAGCAGAAGGGTGACGTCGCCTGCCACACCGGCGCCCGCAGTTGCTTCTACGACGACGGCCCCAGCCCAACGGACGGTGGTGCCAGCGCCGCGCCTCCGCCTGCCGATGTCTGCACGGAGCTGATGCGGGTCATCGAAGGACGCCGCGATCAGCCCGAGCCCGGCAGCTACACGAACAAGTTGCTGGAGGGCGGTGACAACCGAATCCTCAAAAAGATCGGGGAGGAGAGCGCCGAATTTGTGATGGCCTGCAAGGACAACAGTCCAGAGGAGATGGCGGGCGAGGCGGCCGACATCGTCTTCCACCTCCAGGTCGCCTTGGCCCACCACGGCGTCAGCTGGCGCAAAGTCCAGGAAGTCCTCGCGGCGCGCCGCGGAGCCCCCCGTCGCGAGTAG
- a CDS encoding efflux RND transporter periplasmic adaptor subunit — protein MPKPFWPALAALGLLAITGCGSPTGRPPQKVKAAPLAREVFVQSIDTVSTLEATDEIELAAQAGGRIQRVLVQSGQPVQAGQLLLVLDQTQLKADVSALKAQSKSDQLAYERFAGLVKEGAATALQRDEFEAKAIGSNQALRAKLADLSYKDVRAPIAGVISDLSVKAGDVLQAGSPFSRIIRNEALQARIDVPAAQANRLASGQLVQLLDGQGQRPIAKGRVTMIDPNINPSSQTLLAKAKVDNPNGMLRDGQRLRTRLIIGAERQLAVPFEAVTRQFGQRFVFVVGTPADWKKDPGKTPLARIERLPADSTVALQRSVRLGPLQGDRYPVLSGLSPTDRVILSHRSGLRHGSPIQLK, from the coding sequence ATGCCTAAACCGTTCTGGCCAGCGTTGGCCGCCCTTGGACTCCTGGCAATCACTGGCTGCGGCTCCCCCACAGGACGGCCGCCGCAGAAGGTCAAGGCCGCTCCCCTGGCGCGGGAGGTGTTCGTGCAAAGCATCGATACCGTCAGCACCCTCGAGGCGACCGATGAGATCGAACTCGCGGCCCAGGCCGGCGGACGCATTCAACGGGTCCTGGTCCAGTCCGGGCAGCCCGTGCAGGCGGGGCAGCTGCTGCTGGTCCTCGATCAAACCCAACTCAAAGCCGACGTCTCCGCCCTGAAAGCGCAGAGCAAAAGCGATCAACTGGCCTACGAACGCTTCGCGGGTCTGGTGAAGGAGGGGGCCGCCACCGCCCTGCAGCGGGATGAATTTGAAGCCAAGGCGATCGGATCCAACCAAGCCCTACGGGCCAAGTTGGCGGACCTCTCCTACAAGGATGTCCGCGCTCCGATCGCAGGAGTGATCAGCGATCTGAGCGTCAAAGCGGGGGATGTGCTCCAGGCCGGTAGCCCCTTCAGCCGAATCATCCGCAATGAGGCCCTGCAGGCCCGCATCGACGTGCCGGCAGCCCAGGCGAACCGTCTCGCCAGCGGCCAACTGGTGCAACTGCTGGATGGCCAAGGGCAAAGGCCCATCGCCAAGGGGCGGGTGACGATGATCGACCCCAACATCAACCCGAGCAGCCAGACCCTGCTGGCGAAGGCCAAGGTCGACAACCCCAACGGCATGCTGCGGGACGGGCAACGGCTGAGAACCCGCTTGATCATTGGCGCTGAGCGCCAGCTCGCCGTCCCCTTTGAGGCGGTCACACGCCAGTTCGGTCAAAGGTTCGTCTTTGTGGTCGGCACCCCGGCCGACTGGAAGAAGGACCCCGGCAAAACGCCCCTGGCACGCATTGAGCGCCTTCCGGCGGACAGCACCGTGGCGTTGCAGCGCAGCGTCCGCTTGGGCCCCCTGCAGGGTGATCGCTATCCGGTGCTCAGCGGACTGTCGCCAACAGATCGTGTGATCTTGAGCCACCGCTCGGGGCTCCGCCACGGGAGCCCCATTCAACTGAAGTAG
- a CDS encoding permease: MARIATIWAIFQGLLIEALPFLFIGVLIAGLARWIAPGGRWLQRLPDQPILAPLSGAGLGFALPACECGNVPVARRLLAGGASMGSALGFLFAAPVLNPIVLASTWAAFPDQPWLIAARPLGALLVAVVLSGVLQRLPEGQLLERSLLAERRLSQPLEEASLLERKSGVLGTPPPPRAEPSRPSLRTVLEHSTREFLNLAVLLILGSLIAATVQTLLPRSWLLAVGGAPTLSILSLMLMAVVISVCSSVDAFLALGFAAQITPGALLAFLVLGPVVDLKLLGLFGVIMRPKAIAITAIGASVVVLLLGQWVNLWLL; the protein is encoded by the coding sequence TTGGCTCGAATCGCGACGATTTGGGCGATCTTCCAAGGGCTTCTGATTGAGGCCCTGCCCTTTCTCTTCATTGGGGTCCTCATTGCCGGCTTGGCGCGCTGGATCGCGCCGGGTGGCCGTTGGCTGCAGCGCCTGCCGGACCAGCCAATCTTGGCGCCCCTCAGCGGTGCCGGCCTGGGCTTTGCCCTGCCAGCCTGCGAATGCGGCAATGTCCCTGTCGCCCGGCGGCTGCTCGCGGGCGGCGCTTCGATGGGCTCGGCACTGGGCTTTTTGTTCGCGGCCCCGGTCCTGAACCCCATCGTGTTGGCCAGCACCTGGGCGGCCTTCCCCGATCAGCCCTGGTTGATCGCCGCTCGCCCCCTCGGCGCCCTCTTGGTGGCCGTGGTCCTCTCAGGCGTGCTGCAGCGGCTGCCCGAGGGGCAACTGCTGGAAAGGAGCCTCCTGGCGGAGCGCCGGCTCAGCCAGCCGCTCGAGGAAGCCAGCCTGCTGGAGCGCAAAAGTGGCGTTCTTGGCACACCCCCGCCCCCTCGAGCCGAGCCCAGTCGGCCCAGCCTGAGGACGGTTCTCGAGCACAGCACGAGGGAGTTTCTCAACCTGGCGGTGTTGCTGATCCTGGGCAGCTTGATCGCCGCCACCGTCCAAACCCTTCTGCCTCGCAGCTGGCTGCTGGCGGTCGGAGGAGCACCGACCCTCTCAATCCTCAGCTTGATGTTGATGGCGGTGGTGATTTCGGTGTGCTCAAGCGTGGACGCCTTTCTGGCGCTGGGCTTCGCCGCTCAAATCACACCGGGCGCGCTGCTGGCCTTTCTGGTGCTGGGGCCGGTGGTGGACCTCAAATTGCTGGGGTTATTTGGGGTGATCATGCGGCCCAAAGCGATCGCGATCACCGCGATTGGAGCCAGTGTTGTTGTGTTGCTACTGGGGCAATGGGTCAACCTTTGGCTGCTCTGA
- a CDS encoding peptidase: MELPPPDPCPVASEVRPWPGQGPLLIEAAAASGVGYSDRLRTTPAGWPRRRHWCVWVQPVETDGPGAIWEQRWNRAVGAALRTWQELLPIELVSDPLRAQVRVERRRPPLRNNRASNGRALLQLQDVRRQQRWQREPLVTVLISPGQAQTAIQATSLHELGHAFGLWGHSDQAGDALAVKAGPIPVLELSPRDRATLMWLQEQPGLTQAELPSNQP; the protein is encoded by the coding sequence ATGGAGCTGCCGCCTCCAGATCCCTGTCCCGTCGCCTCCGAGGTGCGGCCCTGGCCTGGTCAGGGTCCGCTCTTGATCGAGGCGGCCGCGGCCAGCGGCGTTGGCTACAGCGACCGCCTGAGGACAACCCCGGCGGGCTGGCCGCGACGCCGTCACTGGTGCGTCTGGGTCCAGCCCGTGGAAACCGACGGTCCTGGGGCGATCTGGGAGCAGCGCTGGAATCGAGCCGTCGGCGCCGCCCTGCGCACCTGGCAGGAGCTGCTGCCGATTGAGCTCGTCTCCGATCCGCTGCGGGCCCAGGTGCGGGTGGAACGCCGTCGGCCTCCCCTGCGCAACAACCGCGCCAGCAACGGACGGGCCCTGCTGCAACTGCAGGACGTGCGCCGGCAGCAACGCTGGCAACGGGAGCCGCTGGTGACCGTGCTGATCAGCCCCGGCCAAGCCCAAACGGCGATCCAGGCCACGAGCCTCCATGAATTGGGCCACGCCTTTGGTCTCTGGGGCCATAGCGACCAAGCCGGCGATGCCCTGGCCGTCAAAGCCGGACCGATCCCCGTGCTCGAGCTCAGCCCCCGCGATCGAGCGACCTTGATGTGGTTGCAAGAACAGCCAGGGCTGACCCAGGCTGAGCTGCCCTCCAACCAGCCATGA
- a CDS encoding metal ABC transporter ATP-binding protein, with protein MLRVRNLCVHRGQQLVLDHLSFQINQGSLVALVGPNGAGKTTLLHALEAQLPVTSGSMELAGSPLTPPLARSQIALMPQRGTIDWSFPITVQDLVSLGRMSGRRPGCCDVDAALQRVGLAGLGRRRLDELSGGQQQRALLARTLLQPANLLLLDEPCAAIDPPSRTNLLQVMRQLCDSGLTLVVSSHDWGSDLDRYDQVLVLDRALLAQGPPETVRRSLGDLRVGHDCCG; from the coding sequence TTGCTTCGCGTCCGCAACCTCTGCGTCCATCGCGGTCAGCAATTGGTCTTGGACCATCTCTCCTTTCAGATCAACCAAGGCTCCTTAGTCGCCTTGGTTGGCCCGAATGGAGCAGGAAAAACCACTCTGCTTCATGCCCTCGAGGCCCAGTTACCGGTGACCTCAGGTTCCATGGAATTGGCTGGTTCTCCGTTAACACCACCCCTAGCTCGCAGCCAGATCGCCCTAATGCCCCAGCGGGGAACTATCGATTGGAGCTTCCCCATCACGGTCCAGGACTTGGTCTCCCTGGGACGGATGTCTGGCCGTCGACCAGGCTGTTGCGACGTTGATGCGGCGCTGCAACGGGTTGGTCTTGCTGGATTGGGTAGGCGTCGATTGGATGAACTCTCAGGCGGTCAGCAGCAACGTGCTCTTTTGGCCCGAACGTTGTTGCAGCCGGCAAATCTCTTGCTTCTCGATGAGCCCTGTGCCGCGATTGACCCTCCCTCTCGCACCAACCTGTTGCAGGTGATGCGTCAACTCTGCGATTCAGGCTTGACCCTCGTCGTCAGTAGTCACGACTGGGGCAGTGACCTGGATCGTTACGATCAGGTGCTCGTGTTGGATCGTGCCCTGCTGGCTCAAGGGCCTCCTGAGACGGTCCGGCGCTCATTGGGTGATTTGAGAGTCGGCCACGACTGCTGTGGTTAG
- a CDS encoding efflux RND transporter permease subunit — MTPPRRTLSDLFLRRPVFSLVLSLLLLLMGALSLSGLQVENLPGIAPGRVSVRSSYPGGSPEVVEQGVTALIEQQLNGLERLESIRSSSSGSGSSIQLNFRGGSPELNQVNTQNEIAQVLRRLPAQVARLGVQVRRSSDDLLMVLSFSADPQRYTPQFLNGWVSQVVQQRLQRVEGVGDVRLFGGSPMAFRLWLNPTALLERQLTINDVERALQAQNVLAALGQTGEAPMPPGQATTLPLEMEGRLRSPEELEQLVVGEGPEGGVVLLSDIGRVVLGSESYDAVATNLQGSSAVAIGVYQRDGTNALAVSESVERALAELQPDIPPGIDLQLIVNEAETIRTSIGETAGSLRDAVLLVFLALLLGLGNSRLALISALAVPVSLLGSISLIKLAGGSINTLSLFGMVLASGLVVDDAIVVSEDIGRRLKAGASPLAAARASMAELGGAVVATSLVLVVVFLPVIGLEGSVGRLYAPIAISISAAIAVSTFNAISFTPVAASRLLHAEQREPAWLLRWIDPPRRWLESLEAPYGRWLEGSLRLRRRVMASVVLGLLITALGLSWRPTAFIPQEDNGQLRGVVVLPEGLSLQRTEAVMQQVQELTAADPAIRTGNFYAGRSFGDSTPNKGLLFLRLQPIGQRGPGRPSTEAVAQRLNRALRKQITGATVIVSQPPSVRGFSSEGGLELELLDTSNGQLSLQQFAREAQRLIQAANATGRFERVSTRFSADSPLLRLEPDRLQMASLGVKLSQLVSTLQASLGSSYVNDSFEGDQVRRVIVQLDGGGRRNLDDVLALQVRSKKGALIPVGQLVQVEVSSGASTINHSRLVRSISIRALPASGVSTGQAMAELERLQQQLGGRSTDLAWRGLAEEERRSGGSTVRVFALAVLVMGLVLAGLYENLLDPFIILITVPLALLGALGGLVLRGLPLDVYGQMGLLVLVALAAKNGILIVEFANQHLREGLSVDEAIRESARSRLRPILLTAISSLAGFLPLLLASGSSASSRISIGTVVFFGLLVATVLSLFVVPSSYRLIKGWELQLKARRTHA; from the coding sequence ATGACTCCGCCGAGGCGGACCCTCTCAGATCTGTTCTTGAGACGGCCCGTGTTCAGCTTGGTGCTGAGCCTGCTCCTGCTGTTGATGGGGGCCCTCAGCCTGAGCGGCCTGCAGGTGGAGAACTTGCCCGGCATTGCCCCGGGCCGGGTCAGTGTCCGGAGCTCCTATCCCGGGGGGAGCCCCGAGGTGGTCGAGCAGGGAGTCACGGCCCTGATCGAGCAACAACTGAATGGGCTTGAGCGCTTGGAGAGCATCCGCTCGAGCAGCAGCGGAAGCGGCAGCAGCATTCAGCTGAACTTCCGCGGCGGCTCCCCGGAGCTCAACCAGGTCAACACCCAAAACGAGATCGCCCAGGTCCTACGGCGGCTGCCGGCCCAAGTCGCCCGCCTCGGTGTGCAAGTCCGACGCAGCTCCGATGACCTCTTAATGGTCCTGAGCTTCAGCGCGGATCCCCAGCGCTACACACCGCAGTTCCTCAACGGCTGGGTCAGCCAGGTCGTGCAGCAGCGGTTGCAGCGGGTGGAGGGGGTCGGTGATGTCCGTCTGTTTGGCGGCAGCCCCATGGCCTTCCGGCTCTGGCTGAATCCCACGGCGCTGCTGGAGCGCCAACTGACGATTAACGACGTGGAGCGGGCCCTGCAAGCCCAAAACGTCTTGGCTGCCCTCGGACAAACCGGTGAAGCGCCGATGCCCCCCGGCCAGGCCACCACCCTGCCGCTGGAGATGGAAGGGCGGCTGCGCAGCCCCGAGGAACTCGAACAGCTGGTGGTCGGCGAGGGGCCCGAGGGTGGGGTCGTGCTGCTCAGCGACATCGGCCGGGTGGTCCTCGGCAGTGAGAGCTATGACGCCGTCGCCACCAACCTCCAGGGCAGCAGCGCGGTCGCCATTGGCGTCTACCAACGGGACGGCACGAATGCCCTCGCGGTCAGTGAGTCGGTGGAGCGGGCCCTGGCCGAACTGCAGCCGGACATTCCCCCGGGCATTGATCTGCAGCTGATCGTCAACGAAGCGGAGACGATTCGCACCAGCATTGGCGAGACGGCGGGCAGCCTTCGCGATGCGGTCTTGCTGGTCTTCTTGGCCCTGCTGCTCGGGCTCGGCAACAGCCGCCTCGCCCTGATCAGTGCCCTGGCCGTCCCGGTCTCCCTCCTCGGCTCGATCAGCCTGATCAAGCTGGCGGGGGGCTCGATCAACACCCTCAGCCTGTTTGGAATGGTGCTGGCCTCGGGCCTCGTGGTCGATGACGCCATCGTCGTCAGCGAGGACATCGGCCGACGCTTGAAGGCCGGCGCCTCCCCCCTGGCGGCGGCTCGCGCGTCCATGGCCGAACTCGGAGGCGCGGTGGTCGCCACCTCCCTGGTACTGGTGGTGGTCTTCCTCCCCGTCATCGGCCTGGAGGGCAGCGTGGGTCGGCTCTATGCGCCGATCGCCATCAGCATCAGTGCGGCGATCGCGGTTTCAACCTTCAACGCCATCAGCTTCACCCCTGTGGCGGCCAGTCGCCTGCTCCACGCCGAACAGCGCGAGCCCGCCTGGTTGCTGCGCTGGATTGATCCACCCCGGCGTTGGCTGGAGTCCCTGGAAGCCCCCTATGGACGCTGGCTCGAGGGCTCATTGCGGCTACGCCGCCGCGTCATGGCCAGCGTCGTGCTGGGTCTGCTGATCACGGCCCTGGGCTTGAGCTGGAGACCGACGGCCTTCATCCCCCAGGAAGACAACGGACAGTTGCGGGGAGTCGTGGTCCTGCCGGAGGGGCTCTCATTGCAGCGCACCGAGGCGGTGATGCAGCAGGTGCAAGAACTAACGGCGGCGGACCCGGCGATTCGAACCGGCAACTTCTATGCCGGACGCTCCTTCGGCGACAGCACCCCCAACAAGGGGCTGCTCTTCCTGCGTCTCCAACCGATCGGTCAACGGGGACCGGGCCGCCCCAGCACGGAAGCGGTGGCCCAACGCCTGAACCGCGCTCTGCGCAAGCAAATCACGGGAGCAACGGTGATCGTCAGCCAGCCGCCCAGCGTGCGCGGTTTCAGCAGCGAGGGTGGGCTCGAGCTGGAGCTGCTCGACACCAGCAATGGCCAGTTGTCCCTGCAGCAATTTGCCAGGGAAGCGCAGCGGCTGATCCAAGCCGCCAATGCCACCGGCAGGTTTGAGCGGGTCTCCACCCGCTTCAGCGCCGATTCACCGCTCTTGCGCCTGGAGCCCGATCGGCTGCAAATGGCCTCCCTCGGAGTCAAGCTAAGCCAGCTGGTCAGCACATTGCAGGCCAGCTTGGGCAGCAGCTACGTCAATGACAGCTTTGAGGGGGACCAGGTCCGCCGGGTGATTGTTCAACTCGATGGGGGAGGACGGCGCAACCTCGATGACGTGCTGGCCCTGCAGGTGCGCTCGAAGAAGGGAGCCCTGATCCCCGTTGGTCAGTTGGTGCAGGTGGAAGTCTCCAGTGGAGCCAGCACGATCAACCACAGCCGCCTGGTCCGCTCCATCAGCATCCGCGCCCTGCCGGCCTCAGGGGTGAGCACCGGACAAGCGATGGCCGAACTGGAGCGGCTGCAACAGCAACTCGGCGGCCGCAGCACCGACCTGGCCTGGAGGGGACTGGCCGAAGAAGAGCGGCGCTCCGGCGGCAGCACCGTTCGGGTCTTTGCCCTGGCGGTCTTGGTGATGGGGCTCGTGCTGGCCGGCCTCTACGAGAACCTGCTGGACCCGTTCATCATCTTGATTACCGTCCCCCTGGCCCTGCTGGGAGCCCTCGGGGGCCTGGTGCTGCGGGGGCTGCCACTGGATGTCTATGGCCAGATGGGACTCCTCGTCCTGGTGGCCCTGGCGGCCAAGAACGGCATCCTGATCGTGGAATTCGCCAACCAGCACCTACGGGAGGGACTGAGCGTGGACGAAGCGATCCGCGAGTCGGCCCGTTCCCGGCTGCGGCCGATCCTGCTGACGGCGATCTCCTCCCTCGCTGGATTCCTGCCCTTGCTGCTCGCCAGTGGCAGCAGCGCCAGTAGCCGGATCAGCATCGGCACCGTGGTGTTCTTCGGACTGCTGGTGGCCACCGTCTTAAGCCTGTTTGTCGTGCCCAGTAGCTACAGGTTGATCAAGGGCTGGGAGCTCCAACTCAAAGCCCGGAGGACCCATGCCTAA